The stretch of DNA GCCGATATGCTGCTCGACACCCTGCAGGAACTCCGAGCGGCGGGGGCGGAGGCGATTCAGATCAACGATGTCCGAGTGGTGGCGAGCACCTCGTTCACCGACCAGACGAACGGGGGCGTGCAGATCGACGGCAAGACGGTCGCGCAGCCGTTCAAGTTCACGGTGGTCGGGCACCCGCAGGACCTGACGCCCGCGCTCAACATCCCCGGGGGTGTCGTGCGCACGCTGGAGAAGGACCAGGCCAAGGCGACCATCACGGAGCAGCAGAACGTGGTGGTGGACGCGCTGGCGGCCCCGAAGACCCTCCAGTACGCCAAGCCGGCGGCGAAGTGACGGGCCGGTTCCCGTACGGTCCGTCAGCCGCGGGGCGACCCGGGGGCCGTCGCTGCCCCGCCGATCAGCGACACTGGTACGTATCACCGGCCCGGACCTGGCAGGATGCCGGGGTCGGTGCCTGTCCGAGATTCGCACCCTGCCCCGCGGGCGGGTCTGTCACACGCAAGGGGATTCGCCCGTGAGTCTGTTCTCGAAGCTGTTCGGCCGCAACAACCGACGCGCTGCGGCCGTCGAGGCCCCGACCGCGCGCCACCGCCGGGGCGAGGAAGAGGCCGGCGTGCCCGGCATGCGGCCCGCGCCGGAGCAGGGCGGCTATGACGACCGTCCGCTCTTCCGGGACGGCGCGGGCGCCCAGGTCGGCGGCAATTCCGCGGGTTACGGCGCGTCGGCCGACGGTTCGGGCGCTCCGCGCATAGGTTTCCAGTCAGGACCCTCAACCTCTGGTGGAGGGTTTGCCCCGAACCCCTACACCGGTCACGCCTCGGCGGGCGTGCCGCGCCAGGAGGCTGCGTCCATGGCCACTCCGTGCCCCCGGTGCGGTAACCAGAACCAGGCCATGGCCCGGTTCTGCTCCAACTGCGGGACGGCGCTGCGCGGCGGCATCCCCGAGGGCGCGGCCGAGACCACCTCGACCATCTCGATCTCCGGCCTGGAGTCGTACGACCCCAACGCCACCACCGGCACCGGCGCCACCCCGGCTCTCTCGGCCGAGGTGCTGCAGGCGATCGACGCGCTGCCGCCGGGCTCGGCCCTGCTGATCGTGCAGCGCGGCCCGAACTCGGGCAGCCGCTTCCTGCTGGACGCGGACGTCACCACGGCGGGCCGTCACCCCGAGGGCGACATCTTCCTGGACGACGTCACCGTCTCGCGCCGGCACGTGGAGTTCCGGCGTCAGCAGGTCGGCTTCACCGTGGCCGACGTGGGCAGCCTGAACGGCACCTACGTCAACCGGGAGCGGATCGACGAGGTGGCGCTCAACAACGGCGACGAGGTGCAGATCGGCAAGTACCGGCTGGTCTTCTTCGCCAGCCACCGGGGGTACTGACCAGCACGACGACAGGAGCCCGCGTGACCTCGCACAGCCCGTCCGCCGCCGAGACCGCGCCCGTCCCCGGCTCCCGCCGGGCGGGCGAGGTCAGGCGGCGCGGTGACGAACTGCTCAGCATCGGCGCCGTGCTCGCCCACCTGCGGGACGACTTCCCCGAGGTCACCATCTCCAAGATCCGCTTCCTGGAGGCGGAGGGGCTGGTGGAGCCGCAGCGCACCCCCTCGGGCTACCGGAAGTTCAGCCCGGCGGACCTGGAGCGGCTGGCGTACGTGCTGCGGGTGCAGCGGGACCACTACCTACCGCTGCGGGTGATCCGGGAGCACCTGGACGCGATCGAGCGCGGCGAGGCCCCTCCCGCGCTGCCCGGGCCCGAGCAGCGGCCCGGGCCGCTGGAGGAGGCCGACCGCGAGCTGGTGGCCGCCTCCGGGGCCGCGCCGGGGGTACGGCTCGGCCGGGCCGAGCTGCTGGCCGCCGCCGAGGCGGGCGAGGGCGAGCTGGCCGAGTGGGAGGCCTACGGGCTGCTGGCCCCCGGCCCGGACGGCGGCTACGACGGCGAGGCGCTGCAGATCGCCCGTCTGGTGGCCGAGATCGGCCGCTACGGCCTGGAGCCGCGCCACCTGCGCGCGATGAAGGCCGCCGCCGACCGCGAGGTCTCACTGGTCGACCAGGTGGTCGCCCCGCTGCGGCGCCACCGCAACCCGCAGACCAGGGCGCACGCCGAGACCACCGCCAGGGAGCTGGCCACCCTCTCGGTGCGGCTGCACGCGGCGATGGTGCAGGCGGGCCTGCGAGCCCGTCCGGCCGGCGGCTGAGGGGCGGCCGGACAGGCCCTCGTCGGGGCAGGCATCGGGCCTGTGCGGGGGTCCTTGAGGTCCGTGGGACGGGGCTGCGCTTTCATATCCGGGGCCAGGGTCATAGGGTTGCGAGTGTGAATGAGCTCGACGTCGTGGGTGTCCGGGTGGAGATGCCTTCCAACCAGCCGATCGTGCTGCTGCGGGAGGTAGGGGGCGATCGGTACCTGCCGATCTGGATCGGTCCTGGTGAGGCGACCGCGATCGCGTTCGCGCAGCAGGGGATGACTCCGGTGCGGCCGCTGACGCACGACCTGTTCAAGGACGTGCTGGACGCGTTGGGGCAGCAGCTGACCGAGGTGCGGATCAGCGATCTGCGCGAGGGCGTGTTCTACGCCGAACTGGTCTTCTCCGGCGGGGTCGAGGTGAGTGCCCGGCCCTCCGACGCGATAGCGCTGGCGCTGCGGACCGGCACGCCGATCTACGGGAGCGAGGAGGTGCTCGCCGAGGCGGGCATCGCGATCCCGGACGAGCAGGAGGACGAGGTGGAGAAGTTCCGCGAGTTCCTCGACCAGGTCTCGCCCGAGGACTTCGGCGGCCAGCAGTAGGGCCGGTCGTAGGCCGACCGTAGGGCTGAGCCCTTCTCAGGTTCCTCCGTCACCCGCAAGTCGGGTTTTGCCAAAGTGCGTCTGCGTACCCACACTGGGGGCACGAAAAACCACTCCTTGGAGTGACACTGTGCGCGAGCCCCGGCGTGGCGATCGTTGACGGGTCCAGGGCGACTGCTTACCGTCAGGAGTGGCTCCCGGGGTGTCACTCCGGGTGGGCTTTCGATGGCGGACCGGGACCAGCGGACGGAGGTTGGCATGAGTGGCATCGGCGAGGAGACGGCGGTCGGTTCCCTGTGCTCCGTGCACGTCCCGCGCGCGGCACGCCCCGTGCCGGAGTTGGCCAGGGTGGGCCAGTTCCCGGCCGTCCAGGCCGCCCAGCCGGCGATCGAGCGGCTGCCGGCCGAGCGGTCGGCGGTCGAGCGGTCGGCGGTGGAGCGGCTGGCGCCCACCTCCGGCCTGGTGGGCTACCGCGGGCCGACGGCCTGCGCCGCCGCCGGGATCACCTACCGGCAGCTGGACTACTGGGCGCGCACGGGCCTGCTGGAGCCGAGCGTGCGCTCCGCGTACCCCGCGAACAGCCAGCGGCTCTACAGCTTCCGCGACATCCTGCTGCTGAAGATCGTCAAGCGGCTGCTCGACGCCGGGGTCTCGCTGCAGAACATCCGGGTGGCCGTCACCCACCTGCGCGCGGCCGAGTCGACCGACCTGACCGGCCTCACCCTGTTGAGTGACGGGGCGACGGTCTACGAGTGCACCTCGCCCCAGCAGGTGGTCGAGCTGCTCGGCAGCGGCCAGGGCGTCTTCGGGATCGCGGTGGGCGCCGTCTGGCAGGAGCTGGAGTCGGCCCTCGGCCGCCTCCAGGCCGAGCGCACCGACACCGGCGAGACGCTGCACGGCCACGACCCGGCCGACGAGCTGGCCCAACGGCGCAACCGCGCGGGCTGACCCGGTCGTCCTCCGGACCGGTGAGTGGATCACCGGACGAACGGAGGGACGGGGGCAGGCATGCGCATACGGACTCTGCTGAGCGGTAGACGGCGGCAGCGGCGGGTGTACCAGGCCGTGGTGGTGCTGGCGGCGCTCGGGCTCGCGCCCAGCGCCTGGCTCTTCCTCGGGGCCGACGACCGGGTCGGCACGGTGGCCGAGGCCCCGTCGGCGCCGGTGGCGGTGGTCTTCGGGGCCGGCCTCTTCGACGGCAAGCCCTCCCCGTACCTGGCGCACCGGCTGGACGCGGCGCTTGAGCTCTACCGAGCGGGCAAGGTCGAGGCCTTCCTGGTGACCGGGGACAACGGCCGGAGCAGCTACGACGAGCCGGACGCGATGCGCACCTACCTGCTGGAGCACGGGGTGCCTTCGGTACGGGTGGTCCGCGACTACGCGGGCTTCGACACCTGGGACTCCTGCGCCCGTGCCAAGCGGGTCTTCGGGGTGGACCGGGCGGTGCTGGTGAGCCAGGACTTCCACGTCCGGCGGGCGCTGGCGCTCTGCGAGGCGGCCGGCATCGACTCTTACGCCGTCGGGGTGGACGAGCCGCACGACGCGACCTGGTACTACGGCGGCCTGCGGGAGATCCCGGGCGCCGGGAAGGCCGCCTTCAACGCGCTGCTGACGCCGGATCCGAAGTACCTGGGCGTCAAGGAGCCGGGCATCGCCGCCGCGCTGGCCGACGCCGCGCACCCCGCCGGGGGGTGATTGTCAGTGGGCTGAGGGATGATCAGCGGGTGCGATCACTGCCGAGCATCCTCCACCTCGACATGGACGCCTTCTTCGCGGCGGTGGAGCAGGCGGCCAAACCGAGCCTGCGCGGGAAGCCGGTGATCGTCGGCGGGGTCGGCGGCCGGGGCGTGGTCGCCACCGCGAGCTACGAGGCGCGCAAGTTCGGCGTGCACTCGGCGATGCCGATGGCCCAGGCCCGTCGGCTGGCGCCGAACGCGGCCTTCCTCTCCGGCCGGTTCAGCGCGTACCGGGCGGTCAGCGAGCAGGTGATGGCCCTGCTGCGGCAGCTCTCGCCGCTGGTCGAGCCGCTCAGCCTGGACGAGGCCTTCGTCGACCTGCAGGCCGGCCCGTACGGCCCGGCGCTGGCCGCCGTGCCGCCGGCCGAGGGCGCCGAGCTGGTGACGGCCATCGGGGAGGACCTGCGGGCCGACATCCGCCGGGTCACCAACCTGACCGGGTCGGTCGGCCTGGCCGGGTCGAAGCTGATGGCCAAGATCGCCTCCGAGCAGGCCAAGCCCGACGGCCTGGTGATGATCGGGGTCGGTTCGGAGCGATCGGTGCTCGGCCCGATGTCGGTCCGGGCGCTGCCCGGGATCGGGCCCGCGACGGAGCAGGTGCTGCGGCGCTCAGGCTTCATGACGGTCGAGGACTTGGCCGAGGCCGGCGAGACGGAGTTGGTCCAGCTGCTGGGCAGGGCGCACGGGGTCGGCGTCCACCAGATGGCCCTGGGCCTGGATTCGCGGCCGGTGGTGGCCGACCGGGACGCCAAGTCGGTCTCGGTGGAGGACACCTTCGCCGTCGACCTGCTGGACCGGGACCGGATCCTGCACGAGATCGACGTGCTGACGGCGCGGTGCGTGGCCCGGCTGCACGCGACCGGGCGGTCGGGGCGGACGGTGGTGCTCAAGGTGCGGCGCTTCGACTTCTCGACGCTGACCAGGTCGGAGACGCTGAAGGGCCCCACGGACGACGCGGCGGTGATCGGCGAGACGGCGCGGCGGCTGGCGCTCCAGGTCAACACGGCCGGTGGGGTGCGGCTGCTGGGCGTCGGGGTCTCGCAGCTGGCGGATTTCACCCAGGAGGACCTGTTCGCGCAGGCGGCCGCGGCTGAGGCCGAGGCCGAGGCCGAGGCTTCCGAGGCGGTGGCGGAGCAGCTTCCGGTCGAGGAGGAGGAGACGGCGCTGCGGTCCGGGGTGGGGGCGGCCGAGCGGAGCGTGGGCGGGGCGCCGGAGGGGGCCGTGCGGCAGTGGTACCCCGGGCAGGACGTGGCGCACGCCGCGTACGGGCCGGGGTGGGTGCAGGGCAGCGGGGTCGGGCGGGTGACCGTGCGGTTCGAGACGCCGGACAGCCTGCCCGGGCGGGTGCGGACCTTCTCGATCGAGGATCCTGAGCTGAGCCCGGCGGAGCCGCAGCCGCTGCGGCGGCTGACGGAGGAGTAGGGGGAGGGGGCCGGCCGGGGGAGTATTCGGGAGCGCCCGGGGCGGTTGGTCGGCTACGTTCGGATCCGTTGGAGTACGGGGGATTCGGGGTACGGGCGTGGACGCGTTCTGTGGGATCGACGTGGCGGAGTTGCTGCGGGAGTACGGGGTGCCGGGGTGTTCGGTGGCCGTGCTGGAGGGCGGGGAGGTCGTCGAGCGGCGGGGGTTCGGGGTCCGCTCGGTCGGCGGTGGGGCGGTCACCGGGGAGACGCTGTTCCAGGCGTGCTCGGTGAGCAAACCCGTCTCGGTGCTGGGGGTGCTGCGGCTGGTCGAGCGGGGCCTGTTGGAGCTCGACGGCGAGGTGGACGGGCGCTTGGTGGGGTGGCGGCTGCCCGCGAACGGGGGCTGGCGACCCAGGGTGACGCTGCGTCAGCTGCTTAGCCACACCGGGGGGTTGAGTCCGGGGGGATTCGGTGGGTACCCGGCGGGGGCGGTGGTGCTCTCGCTGGTGGAGGTGCTGACGGGCAGTGGGGCGGCGAACTCGGCCGGGGTGCGGGCGGAGGGCGTGCCGGGGCTGGGCTTCCGGTACTCGGGCGGGGGCACCACGGTGCTCCAGCTGCTGCTGGAGTCGGTGACCGGCCGCGGGGTGACGGAGCTGCTGGACGAGCTGGTGCTGGGCCCGTTGCGGATGGTGGGCAGCACCTTCGGGCAGCCGCTGGCGAAGCCGTACCGGCCGGTCGCCGCGCACGGGCACCGGGCGGGGGCGGTGCCGGTGGCCGGCGGCTGGCACACCTACCCCGAGCAGTGCGCGGCCGGGCTGTGGACCACGCCCGGGGACCTGCTGCGGTACGTGCGGGGGGTGCAGGTGGCCTGGGCGGGGCGGGGCCTGCTGGGGCCCGAGCTCGCCCGGGAGATGCTGCGGCCGCAGGTGGCGCTCGGCCCGGGCGGCGGGGTGGTCGGCGGGCTGGACCACGTGGGGCTCGGGCCGTACCTGCGGATGGTGGACGGGGAGCCGGCCTGGTTCGGGCACACGGGGGCCAACGAGGGATACCGCTGCCAGTTCCTCGGCAGCGTGACGGGTGGCCGGGGCGCGGTGGTGATGACCAACGGCGATGCCGGGCAGGCCGTGGTGGGGCGGGTGCTGCGGGCCGTCGCGGCGGCCCACGGCTGGTCGGACCTCGACTTCGGCCGGGTGTACACCCCGGCCCGGGCGGCGGAGGCGTTCGCG from Kitasatospora sp. MMS16-BH015 encodes:
- a CDS encoding DNA polymerase IV produces the protein MRSLPSILHLDMDAFFAAVEQAAKPSLRGKPVIVGGVGGRGVVATASYEARKFGVHSAMPMAQARRLAPNAAFLSGRFSAYRAVSEQVMALLRQLSPLVEPLSLDEAFVDLQAGPYGPALAAVPPAEGAELVTAIGEDLRADIRRVTNLTGSVGLAGSKLMAKIASEQAKPDGLVMIGVGSERSVLGPMSVRALPGIGPATEQVLRRSGFMTVEDLAEAGETELVQLLGRAHGVGVHQMALGLDSRPVVADRDAKSVSVEDTFAVDLLDRDRILHEIDVLTARCVARLHATGRSGRTVVLKVRRFDFSTLTRSETLKGPTDDAAVIGETARRLALQVNTAGGVRLLGVGVSQLADFTQEDLFAQAAAAEAEAEAEASEAVAEQLPVEEEETALRSGVGAAERSVGGAPEGAVRQWYPGQDVAHAAYGPGWVQGSGVGRVTVRFETPDSLPGRVRTFSIEDPELSPAEPQPLRRLTEE
- a CDS encoding FHA domain-containing protein, yielding MSLFSKLFGRNNRRAAAVEAPTARHRRGEEEAGVPGMRPAPEQGGYDDRPLFRDGAGAQVGGNSAGYGASADGSGAPRIGFQSGPSTSGGGFAPNPYTGHASAGVPRQEAASMATPCPRCGNQNQAMARFCSNCGTALRGGIPEGAAETTSTISISGLESYDPNATTGTGATPALSAEVLQAIDALPPGSALLIVQRGPNSGSRFLLDADVTTAGRHPEGDIFLDDVTVSRRHVEFRRQQVGFTVADVGSLNGTYVNRERIDEVALNNGDEVQIGKYRLVFFASHRGY
- a CDS encoding bifunctional nuclease family protein, producing the protein MNELDVVGVRVEMPSNQPIVLLREVGGDRYLPIWIGPGEATAIAFAQQGMTPVRPLTHDLFKDVLDALGQQLTEVRISDLREGVFYAELVFSGGVEVSARPSDAIALALRTGTPIYGSEEVLAEAGIAIPDEQEDEVEKFREFLDQVSPEDFGGQQ
- a CDS encoding MerR family transcriptional regulator, which codes for MLSIGAVLAHLRDDFPEVTISKIRFLEAEGLVEPQRTPSGYRKFSPADLERLAYVLRVQRDHYLPLRVIREHLDAIERGEAPPALPGPEQRPGPLEEADRELVAASGAAPGVRLGRAELLAAAEAGEGELAEWEAYGLLAPGPDGGYDGEALQIARLVAEIGRYGLEPRHLRAMKAAADREVSLVDQVVAPLRRHRNPQTRAHAETTARELATLSVRLHAAMVQAGLRARPAGG
- a CDS encoding serine hydrolase, which encodes MDAFCGIDVAELLREYGVPGCSVAVLEGGEVVERRGFGVRSVGGGAVTGETLFQACSVSKPVSVLGVLRLVERGLLELDGEVDGRLVGWRLPANGGWRPRVTLRQLLSHTGGLSPGGFGGYPAGAVVLSLVEVLTGSGAANSAGVRAEGVPGLGFRYSGGGTTVLQLLLESVTGRGVTELLDELVLGPLRMVGSTFGQPLAKPYRPVAAHGHRAGAVPVAGGWHTYPEQCAAGLWTTPGDLLRYVRGVQVAWAGRGLLGPELAREMLRPQVALGPGGGVVGGLDHVGLGPYLRMVDGEPAWFGHTGANEGYRCQFLGSVTGGRGAVVMTNGDAGQAVVGRVLRAVAAAHGWSDLDFGRVYTPARAAEAFAGRYRARDGRAVEIVAAAGGPVLLVAGQEPLRCFALSEQELVAEELALAVRLDERGGVRLEQGGTVLEYARVGE
- a CDS encoding MerR family transcriptional regulator; protein product: MSGIGEETAVGSLCSVHVPRAARPVPELARVGQFPAVQAAQPAIERLPAERSAVERSAVERLAPTSGLVGYRGPTACAAAGITYRQLDYWARTGLLEPSVRSAYPANSQRLYSFRDILLLKIVKRLLDAGVSLQNIRVAVTHLRAAESTDLTGLTLLSDGATVYECTSPQQVVELLGSGQGVFGIAVGAVWQELESALGRLQAERTDTGETLHGHDPADELAQRRNRAG
- a CDS encoding vancomycin high temperature exclusion protein, with the translated sequence MRIRTLLSGRRRQRRVYQAVVVLAALGLAPSAWLFLGADDRVGTVAEAPSAPVAVVFGAGLFDGKPSPYLAHRLDAALELYRAGKVEAFLVTGDNGRSSYDEPDAMRTYLLEHGVPSVRVVRDYAGFDTWDSCARAKRVFGVDRAVLVSQDFHVRRALALCEAAGIDSYAVGVDEPHDATWYYGGLREIPGAGKAAFNALLTPDPKYLGVKEPGIAAALADAAHPAGG